In a single window of the Littorina saxatilis isolate snail1 linkage group LG3, US_GU_Lsax_2.0, whole genome shotgun sequence genome:
- the LOC138963181 gene encoding uncharacterized protein, producing MCMMQYRTLSKAKDRRPEELEKFLTHVFCIQSNSCKGNLSDKNLGTSQQAKEQGGILSSREENQHSSLLIQHSATATITLEDHKRLQEEKEKAEKKLEHLEYVVGGAHRTITWQTKDIAELTKAKQKLELSQTKAHANNQELQQENRHVKESLSGVRNSTLYRRNTKLKATHQENLLQKEILAQELNNTKEKVLSLKAQKVNLQKNSSKLRQTIQLLQSQLAGMTELANQDIPCQEVTTRLPEHNQFTDDVRKTMIQLQGEANVPASKCRQVVDIVARNIFHETFEEADLPCIQSIINMADEGHVISKLQAAEAILNEKDSTLHTDGTSRDHNKIVGQQLTLPSGVTLSLGFVPVDSETSSNLLDLTLDMLQELSCIYCWQHDEEEKEKIFKDMLTRLSSVMSDRAAVMKKFNELLLEYKMNQLGQEHPESLDIHFLYCNAHYLLGLSRACETAFKEVERDLSAVGLGRDGLAKFSGFKSSAENASSRLIRLTCDVLGPRGDEKNGCRLEWQGFCDLEGKKSKMTSYRANRFNCYFEGAAAIVHHKQDIINFFNKGGVSHSNLKLESVEADLHDQRLVALLAALGVLYFRVTGPYWQLLHSDLPYTEFYKYVQKMYACFTLWEANASVMLDGDFEGIFDEHEISKDNVFDSVFETANDISVKDIVITSLQIMMKHIKVVTENQLADFLIGGKFGSDLPEAITSVLKHCPLTNLLGENAFGDLDFDLSKRRHCSLHHRTTTHMLKRNRTSQHIDELTPEESAKVMKMARKKAKILRKKHRQQEKLVRIKMQERVLENQRQKELKALRTAEVKKKIISNVFKNGGPCLTARDVSRLVKRCKNCSQTLLALKAEIRYQKVVLGVGKALRLTGRKDALITSLSQHLGGVECREESGSDGHCVGADADDQGLMSRRKRQMSSESSDSSSSDVESPDETDQENDTDESFSFQNQGQWISVFYDDSLYVGQVLEVEDKDHATIKFLERTKGRCDFFRWPACEDIAEVQSEFVFNWDFEVNAHSSDGRVWRVPEIRKLEKAYDRIKVQNK from the coding sequence TAGGCGGTGCACATCGGACTATCACTTGGCAAACTAAAGACATTGCTGAATTGACCAAAGCTAAACAAAAATTAGAACTTTCTCAAACAAAAGCGCATGCCAATAACCAAGAACTACAGCAAGAAAACAGACATGTTAAGGAAAGTTTATCAGGAGTGAGAAACTCTACACTTTACAGGAGAAATACAAAGCTTAAAGCTACCCACCAAGAAAATCTCCTGCAGAAGGAAATACTTGCACAAGAACTAAAcaatacaaaagaaaaagttcTGTCACTGAAGGCACAAAAAGTTAATCTGCAAAAAAACTCTTCAAAGTTGAGGCAGACAATCCAACTTTTACAAAGTCAACTAGCAGGCATGACTGAGCTAGCTAATCAAGACATACCATGTCAAGAAGTCACGACAAGGCTACCAGAGCACAATCAGTTCACCGATGATGTTCGTAAAACCATGATTCAGCTACAAGGTGAAGCAAACGTTCCAGCGAGCAAGTGTAGGCAGGTGGTTGATATCGTTGCCAGGAATATTTTTCATGAAACATTTGAAGAGGCTGATCTTCCTTGCATTCAGAGCATCATCAATATGGCTGATGAAGGGCATGTGATTTCAAAACTCCAGGCAGCTGAGGCAATACTGAATGAAAAAGATAGCACCTTGCATACTGATGGCACCTCCAGAGATCATAACAAAATTGTTGGACAACAGCTAACATTACCCAGTGGAGTGACACTCAGCCTTGGATTTGTACCTGTTGACAGTGAAACTTCTTCTAATCTACTAGATCTCACTTTGGACATGCTTCAAGAACTGAGCTGCATTTATTGTTGGCAACATGACGAAGAGGAAAAGGAAAAAATCTTCAAAGATATGCTGACAAGATTAAGTTCTGTTATGTCTGATAGAGCTGCGGTCATGAAGAAATTCAATGAATTGCTGCTTGAATACAAGATGAATCAACTGGGGCAAGAACATCCGGAATCTCTGGATATACACTTCCTTTACTGCAATGCACACTACCTTCTTGGCTTGAGCCGAGCTTGTGAAACAGCTTTTAAAGAGGTTGAACGTGATCTGTCAGCTGTTGGGCTTGGGCGGGATGGCCTTGCAAAGTTTAGCGGATTCAAATCAAGTGCTGAAAATGCATCGTCCCGACTCATTCGTCTCACCTGTGATGTACTTGGGCCTAGAGGCGATGAAAAAAATGGCTGCAGGCTGGAATGGCAAGGTTTCTGCGATCTTGAAGGGAAGAAGTCAAAGATGACCAGTTACAGAGCCAATCGATTTAATTGTTACTTCGAAGGCGCAGCTGCCATTGTACATCATAAGCAAGACATCATAAACTTCTTCAACAAAGGTGGAGTTTCACACTCGAACCTGAAACTGGAGAGCGTTGAAGCGGATCTCCATGACCAACGACTTGTTGCTCTTCTGGCTGCTCTTGGAGTTTTGTACTTCAGGGTGACTGGACCCTACTGGCAGCTGCTCCACAGCGACTTGCCTTACACAGAGTTTTACAAGTACGTCCAGAAGATGTATGCTTGCTTCACTCTGTGGGAGGCAAATGCTTCAGTCATGTTGGATGGCGATTTCGAAGGCATATTTGATGAGCATGAAATCAGCAAGGATAATGTTTTTGACAGCGTTTTTGAAACAGCAAATGACATTTCTGTCAAAGACATCGTGATCACCAGCCTGCAAATCATGATGAAGCACATCAAGGTGGTTACGGAAAACCAGCTAGCAGATTTTCTCATCGGAGGAAAGTTTGGCAGTGACCTACCCGAGGCAATAACATCTGTCCTCAAACATTGTCCTTTGACAAACTTGCTTGGTGAGAATGCCTTTGGCGACCTTGATTTTGATCTGAGCAAACGACGGCACTGTAGTCTTCATCATCGGACAACCACACACATGTTGAAGAGAAACAGGACAAGCCAGCACATAGACGAACTCACTCCTGAAGAGTCGGCGAAAGTGATGAAGATGGCCAGGAAAAAGGCGAAGATACTTCGCAAGAAGCACCGGCAGCAAGAAAAACTTGTGCGCATCAAGATGCAGGAAAGGGTGCTCGAGAATCAGCGGCAAAAGGAGCTGAAAGCCTTGCGGACTGCTGaggtgaaaaaaaaaattatctcaAACGTATTCAAAAATGGAGGGCCTTGTCTGACAGCGAGGGATGTGTCTCGACTGGTGAAACGCTGCAAGAACTGTTCACAAACTTTGCTAGCACTGAAAGCTGAAATAAGATATCAAAAAGTGGTACTTGGGGTGGGGAAAGCTCTACGATTAACCGGAAGAAAGGATGCTCTGATTACAAGCTTGAGTCAACATCTTGGTGGTGTGGAATGCAGAGAGGAAAGCGGATCTGATGGACACTGTGTAGGCGCTGATGCTGACGATCAAGGACTAATGTCACGCAGAAAAAGACAAATGTCTAGCGAATCATCTGATTCATCAAGTTCTGATGTCGAGTCCCCAGATGAAACTGACCAAGAAAATGATACAGACGAGAGCTTTTCGTTTCAAAATCAGGGCCAATGGATATCTGTCTTTTATGATGATAGTTTGTATGTTGGTCAGGTGCTTGAAGTCGAAGACAAAGATCATGCAACCATCAAGTTCCTTGAACGAACAAAAGGAAGATGCGATTTTTTCCGTTGGCCTGCCtgtgaagatattgcagaggttcaGTCGGAGTTTGTATTTAACTGGGATTTTGAGGTTAATGCTCACTCGAGCGATGGTCGTGTGTGGAGAGTGCCAGAAATCAGAAAGCTTGAAAAAGCCTATGACAGAATCAAGGTTCAGAATAAGTAA